A genomic region of Tamandua tetradactyla isolate mTamTet1 chromosome 2, mTamTet1.pri, whole genome shotgun sequence contains the following coding sequences:
- the SPMIP6 gene encoding sperm microtubule inner protein 6 isoform X5: METADRGVLLECPPKPERLNAYEREVVVNMLNSLSRSQPLPHIAPRCGCVDTLPGRLPFQGYESPSSGRHYCLRGMDYYATRAPCAERRLRPACHPQPTVRGASPCEHRSGMQCAVTTPPPSYYPYPNLRWDTSHFKKSGGPQRNNYVVHPEFVSEAYPDYCCW; encoded by the exons ATGGAGACAGCAGATCGAGGAGTGCTATTGGAATGTCCCCCTAAGCCGGAGAGGCTCAATGCCTACG AGCGCGAGGTGGTGGTGAACATGCTGAACTCGCTGTCAAGGAGCCAGCCGCTCCCGCACATCGCGCCCCGATGCGGCTGCGTGGATACGCTGCCGGGCCGCTTGCCCTTTCAGGGCTACGAAAGCCCTAGCTCCGGACGCCACTACTGCCTGCGCGGGATGGACTACTACGCCACCCGAGCGCCGTGCGCCGAACGCCGCCTGCGGCCTGCATGCCACCCGCAGCCGACTGTAAG GGGTGCATCACCCTGTGAACACCGGTCGGGAATGCAATGTGCTGTTACAACGCCCCCGCCATCATACTACCCATATCCAAACCTTAG ATGGGACACAAGTCATTTCAAGAAGTCTGGTGGTCCCCAGAGAAACAATTATGTCGTCCACCCTGAGTTTGTGTCCGAGGCCTATCCTGACTACTGCTGCTGGTAG